In the Trinickia acidisoli genome, GCAGCAGCAGGCACGGACGGTACTTCGGATCGCCGAGGTCTTTGACGAAGACTTCCATCACCGATAGGCACACGTCGAGCCCGACCAAATCGGCCAGCGCGAGCGGGCCTATCGGATGATTGGCGCCGAGCCGCATGCCTTCGTCGATTTCTTCCGCCTTGGCCACGCCCTCCGCCAACACGAAGAACGCTTCGTTGATCATCGGCACGAGAATGCGGTTGACGACGAAGCCAGGGCTGTTGCGCACGCCGATCGGCGACTTGTCGAGCCGGGCGACGACTTCGCTGACCGACGCGGCCGTCGCATCGCTCGTTTGCAGGCCGCGAATGATTTCGACGAGCTGCAGCAACGGCACCGGATTGAAGAAGTGCATGCCGATGAAGCGCGAAGGCGCCTTCAGCGAGGCGGCCAGTGCGGTAATCGAGATCGACGACGTGTTGGACGCGATGAGCGTGCTCGTCGGCACGATCGTTTCGATTTGCTTAAGTATCCGCGTCTTCAGTTCAAGATTTTCGGTGGCGGCCTCGACGACGAGATCGGCTTGCGCAAGACGTTGATAGTCGGTCGACGTTTCGATCCGCGCAAGTGCGGCATCGCGCGCGGCCGCATCGAGCTTTCCCTTCGCGACGAGGCGCTCGAGGCTCGAGCCGAGCGCAGCCATACCTTTGGCCAGCGCGGCGTCGGTCACGTCGATGAGAATGACCTTGAATCCCGACACCGCCGCTGTTTGTGCGATACCGTTGCCCATCGTTCCGGCGCCGATCACGCCCAATGTGTCGATTGTCATAGCTGCTCTCTTCTTTAGCGAAATGCGCGGCGCAAGTGCCGCACAGGCTCACTGCACGTTTTCGAAAATCGCGGCGATGCCCTGCCCGCCGCCGATGCACATCGTCACCAACGCATAACGTCCTCCGACGCGCCGCAATTCGTCGATCGCCTTGATCGTAATCACGGCACCCGTCGCGCCGATCGGATGACCCAGCGAAATGCCCGAGCCGTTCGGATTCACCTTGGCCGGATCGAAGCCGAGCTCACGCGTGACCGCGCATGCCTGCGCGGCGAACGCTTCATTGGCCTCGACCACGTCGATGTCGCCGACGCAGAGCCCCGCCCGCTGCAGTGCGAGCCGCGTGGCCGGCACAGGGCCGATACCCATGTGCAGCGGATCGACGCCCGCATGCGCGTAGGCCACCAGACGCGCCATCGCCTTCACGCCGCGACGCTGCGCCGCTTCACGCGACATCAGCAGCACAGCCGCTGCCGCATCGTTGATACCCGATGCATTGCCTGCCGTCACCGTCCCGTTCTGGCGGTCGAACACGGGCTTGAGCGGCGCGAAATCGTCGAGCGTCGCACCCAGGCGCACGTGCTCGTCTGTATTGAACACGACGTCCTTCCCTTTGACGCGGCGCGTGATCGGCACGATTTGCCGCGCAAAGCGGCCTTCGGCAATGGCACGCTCGGCGCGCCGGTGCGATTCCAGTGCAAGCGCGTCTTGGTCCGCGCGCGAGATGCCGAATTTGCGGGCGACGTTCTCGGCCGTCACGCCCATCGGCACCGCATGGAACGGATCGTTGAGCGCACCGAGCATCATGTCGATCATGCGCACGTCGCCCATGCGCGCGCCGAAGCGCGCGTCCGGCACGATGTACGGCGCGCGGCTCATGTTTTCCGCGCCACCGCCGATCGCGACTTCGGCATCGCCGAGCAAGATCGTTTGCGCCGCGGACACGATCGCCTGCAACCCCGAGCCGCACAAACGATTCACGTTGAACGCGGGCGTGGTTTCGGGAATGCCCGCGTCGATGGCGGCCACGCGCGACAGGTAGAAGTCCTTCGGCTCCGTCGCAATCACATTGCCGAACACGACGTGATCGACATGGGCCGCCTCGACGCCGGCGCGCGCCAGCGTTTCGCGCACGACGATCGTCGCGAGCTCGGTCGGCGCGAAATCCTTCAGGCTACCGCCGAATTTGCCGACGGCGGTGCGAACACCGCCTACAACGACCACTTCCTTATTCATACGTTCTCCTAAATGATTCGTCTATGGCCACTAGCTACATGTTCGAGTAATTGGGCCCACCGCCGCCTTCCGGTGCAACCCATACGATGTTTTGCGTGGGGTCTTTGATGTCGCAGGTCTTGCAATGCACGCAGTTCTGCGCGTTGATTTGCAACCGCTCGCCCGCGCCCTCGTCCGCAACGAACTCGTAGACGCCAGCCGGGCAATACCGGCTCTCGGGACCCGCGTACGTTTTCAAATTGACTTGCACCGGCACGTGGGCATCTTTCAGCGTCAGGTGTGCGGGCTGATTTTCTTCGTGATTCGTATTGGAGAGGAACACCGAGGAAAGGCGGTCGAAGGTCAGCTTGCCGTCGGGCTTCGGATACGCGATCGGCTTGCACTGCGACGCATGCTTGAGCGTCTCGTGGTCCGAATGGCGATGGCGCAGCGTCCACGGCGTTTTGCCTTTGAGCAGCTTCTGCTCGAAGCCCACCATCAACGTGCCGACGTAGAGGCCCTTGCTCATCCAAGGCTTGAAATTGCGCCCCTTGTGCAGTTCCGCGTGCAGCCATGAACCGGCGAACGATCGCGGATAAGCAGCCAGCTCATCACCGTGCCGCCCGGCGTGCACCGCGTCGAACGCGGCATCGGCCGCGAGCATGCCTGTCTTGATCGCCGCGTGACTGCCCTTGATCCGCGATGCGTTCAAAAAACCCGCTTCGTCGCCCACGAGCGCGCCACCGGGAAACACGAGCTTGGGCAGCGATTGCAACCCGCCCGCCGTGATCGCCCGTGCGCCGTACGACACACGCTTGCCGCCTTCCAGGAAGCCGCGAATCGCCGGATGCGTCTTATAGCGCTGAAATTCCTCGAATGGAGACAGGTACGGATTGGAGTAGCCGAGCCCGACGACGAAACCGACGACGGCTTGGTTGTCGTCCATGTGGTAAAGAAACGACCCGCCGTACGTTTGCGCGTCCAATGGCCAGCCTGCCGTGTGAACGACGAGGCCGCTTTGATGCTTGGCCGGATCGATGTCCCAGACTTCTTTGATACCGATGCCATATACCTGGGGATCGGCACCATCGCGCAGCTTGAATGCCTCTTGCAATTGCCGACCGAGATGGCCACGCGTCCCCTCGCAAAACAGCGTGTATTTCGCGTGCAACTCCATGCCGCGCTGGAAATTCTCGGTCGGTTCACCGTCCTTGCCGATACCCATGTCGCCTGTCGCAACGCCTTTGACGCAGCCGTCTTCGCCGTACAGCACCTCGGAGGCGGCAAAGCCGGGAAAAATTTCGACGCCGAGTGCTTCGGCCTGCTGCCCGAGCCAGCGCGTGAAGTTCGCGAGGCTGATCACGT is a window encoding:
- a CDS encoding 3-hydroxybutyryl-CoA dehydrogenase, coding for MTIDTLGVIGAGTMGNGIAQTAAVSGFKVILIDVTDAALAKGMAALGSSLERLVAKGKLDAAARDAALARIETSTDYQRLAQADLVVEAATENLELKTRILKQIETIVPTSTLIASNTSSISITALAASLKAPSRFIGMHFFNPVPLLQLVEIIRGLQTSDATAASVSEVVARLDKSPIGVRNSPGFVVNRILVPMINEAFFVLAEGVAKAEEIDEGMRLGANHPIGPLALADLVGLDVCLSVMEVFVKDLGDPKYRPCLLLRELVAAGRLGRKTGRGVYEYA
- a CDS encoding acetyl-CoA C-acyltransferase family protein codes for the protein MNKEVVVVGGVRTAVGKFGGSLKDFAPTELATIVVRETLARAGVEAAHVDHVVFGNVIATEPKDFYLSRVAAIDAGIPETTPAFNVNRLCGSGLQAIVSAAQTILLGDAEVAIGGGAENMSRAPYIVPDARFGARMGDVRMIDMMLGALNDPFHAVPMGVTAENVARKFGISRADQDALALESHRRAERAIAEGRFARQIVPITRRVKGKDVVFNTDEHVRLGATLDDFAPLKPVFDRQNGTVTAGNASGINDAAAAVLLMSREAAQRRGVKAMARLVAYAHAGVDPLHMGIGPVPATRLALQRAGLCVGDIDVVEANEAFAAQACAVTRELGFDPAKVNPNGSGISLGHPIGATGAVITIKAIDELRRVGGRYALVTMCIGGGQGIAAIFENVQ
- a CDS encoding electron transfer flavoprotein-ubiquinone oxidoreductase — protein: MTTVVSQRESTEYDVVIVGGGPAGLSAAIRLKQRAAQEGVELGVCVLEKGSEIGAHIVSGAVMDPRALDELIPDWKEKGAPLNVEVSEDRFLFLSKTGAMAVPNWMLPDSFKNHGNYVISLANFTRWLGQQAEALGVEIFPGFAASEVLYGEDGCVKGVATGDMGIGKDGEPTENFQRGMELHAKYTLFCEGTRGHLGRQLQEAFKLRDGADPQVYGIGIKEVWDIDPAKHQSGLVVHTAGWPLDAQTYGGSFLYHMDDNQAVVGFVVGLGYSNPYLSPFEEFQRYKTHPAIRGFLEGGKRVSYGARAITAGGLQSLPKLVFPGGALVGDEAGFLNASRIKGSHAAIKTGMLAADAAFDAVHAGRHGDELAAYPRSFAGSWLHAELHKGRNFKPWMSKGLYVGTLMVGFEQKLLKGKTPWTLRHRHSDHETLKHASQCKPIAYPKPDGKLTFDRLSSVFLSNTNHEENQPAHLTLKDAHVPVQVNLKTYAGPESRYCPAGVYEFVADEGAGERLQINAQNCVHCKTCDIKDPTQNIVWVAPEGGGGPNYSNM